Below is a genomic region from Triticum dicoccoides isolate Atlit2015 ecotype Zavitan chromosome 5A, WEW_v2.0, whole genome shotgun sequence.
GGAGAAGCTGCAGAGGGgggcgattctgggagaatcgccgaaaagaactggcccttagtaTGATGATAAGACACCCAGCATCAAATGCCCCACTGCAGCCATCCGTTGGTACAATGACAGGTCAAAATCAAGTCTTCTTCCAACAACAAAAGCCAACTTAATCTGTCATCGTTATCAGAGACTCATGTTTTTTTTCTACTTTACTATAAACTTGTAATATATTTATTGGATTTATGGGGAGTCTGTGCATATCGATCGAATGCACTACTTAATTAAGTGAGACCAATGCATACTTGCTGTCCAAAAGCATAGATTTAAGAAGGCGTATGTATATTAGTTCATTGACATGCGTAGCTTAATCAAGTCAGACCAAAAGCACAGTTCTTGTCCAAAAGCATAGTTGCTTGCATCTCACCGACCTCACACGGACAAAAATAGCATTTGGTTCAGAAATTAGAAGAACAGCGGTCATATACTTGAGTAATTGGACGACGTACCTTCAACCACGGCAAGTCTTCGCAGCCATGTTATGGTATGTGCTGGACGAAGCTCAGTAGCTGAGGCGCGACAAACGGGACAAACAGGGCCACGAAGATAACCGCCGAGAAGGAACGGCGCGCAGCTcgccgacgagcgccgcgcccggtGACAGGAGGCTGCGACCTCAGGAACGGCGCGCAGATCGACAACGAGCGAAGCGCCGGGCGACGGAGGCTGCGGCCTCACGAACGGCGCGCAGCTCGCCGACGAGCGCCGCGCCGGGCGACGGAGGGTGCGGCCTCAGGAACGGCGCGCAGCTTGCCTACGAGCGCCGCGCGGGGCGAGGGACGTCGTGGCCGCAGGGTTGGTGCGCAGTTCGCTCACGAGCGCCGCGTTAGGACGAGCACGGAGCAAACCCTCCCGCTCTGACAAGCAAGCAGATCAACATCGCGGTGTTCGCCGGCCATGGAGGAGCTACTTCTTTGCCTGTGGAGAAAGTGAGTGGATAAGAGAGGAGACGAAACGAGCGGCTGGTCTTTTCCTGCGTTTAATTAAGAGACACGGTCATTAAGAGACACGGCCGACCGATTTTGTTTAATTGCTGAGATTTTTAATAGAAAAAGAGGGCATCAGCGTGCCATCGTTGGATGAGCGCCACCTACCAcgaagcacggatgggagcattttCGGGGAGCAGGCAAACCTCGCCCCGAGTCGGAAAGGATATCGCCTCAGCGTTCGCGTGAATCTACAAGTATCCACCTCGCCCCAGCGTTCATCATCAGAAATAAATCTCCATCTCGCGATTGCGCTGGTCGCCTGAGCAGCATCGAACTAAGTCCGGCCGGCACCAATGGACGTGGAGCGCGCCACCGGCACGGCGGTGTTTTGGACGCCGCACTCATTTTACGACCCGAGGCGGCCGGAGCCCGTGGCCGTGGGTGCGCCagcacccaatcctttcgagtggccgccgcggcggcggaggccggCCCGGTGGGTGCCGTTCAGTTGGCGGACGTACGATCCCGATCCGCCGGTCGTCGTCCCTGGAGCGGCGCCGCCGTACAGGAACGGCGGCTTCGGCGCCGTCCCGGCGTCGGAGAAGGCCATCGCTGGCCTGCCCAGGACCACGGCCGGCGAGGCGAGGGAGAAGGGCTGCTCCGTGTGCATGGAGGCCTTCGAGGAGGAGGACATACTGAGGAGGCTGCACTGCTCCCACGCGTTCCACGAGGAGTGCATCTCCGTGTGGCTCGGCGTCAGCCACCTCTGCCCGCTCTGCCGCTTCGCGCTGCGTACACAgggccaggaggacgaggaggagcgtACGGGCCGCCAGTAGATGGCTGGCCTGCTATCTGAGGATTCAGAATTCAAAATCCGATCATCTGTAGTTTTTGTAACCTTTCGTTTTTCTTCTTCATTATCATCTTGCTTATCGTGTAATCTAGGGACTTCTAGTTCGCGCGGGGGTCGAAAGATAGCCTACTATCGCGCACCCCTCATGCCACCCGCGAGCGCTTTGAGCCAACCCATGTTTGGGTTTCAAACAAAAATCAAATtccaaaaattgttcatgaattcaaaaaatatttatgAGTTTGGAAAATCTTTACGGATTCAAGAAAGTTCTCGAAATTTTAAAAGTTTCTGGATTCAAAAAATGTCAATGATTACAAAAAAATGTCCGCGATTCTTTTTTTTTATGAATTTCAAAAACGTCGCAAATTcacaaaatgttcacgaattcaatAAAGGTCCGAGGATTCAATAAATGTTCATCAAAACAAGAATtagaaaatattcatgatttttgcAAAAACAATCACGATTTGGAAAATATAtttgtgaattcaaaaattgttcatgaattgcAAATAATTGTTCAGGAATAAAAAATCACGGGTTAAAGAAATATTGACAAATTAAAGAAATGTTGTTACATTTTAATAAATGTTCACGAATTATTTTTAAAAGAAAATAAGATAAAATGCAAAAGGAAATGAAagaccaaaaataaaataaagaaaatacAAGAAGAAAAAactaagaaagaagaaagaaaaaggaaaaaaacgattcacccataTAGAGGTCGGGCGCGCAAGAGGGTATGTGATACGTCAGTACTCAGCGATCTACCCAATAAATAGAAGAGCAACTAATTgaagagcgctccttcgggagccttccAAAGTGTGCCAGCTTGTCCTGTTGAAATTTGAGCGTGTTCATTGTCAATACTGGGTATTTTGGCACTGTCAATACTATGCCATGTTCGTCATATCTAGTCGCTCGATGGTGCAGTAACGTTGGTTAGTTCTACATGCCCACATTCATTTTGCAGTACAACAAGCTTGTGTGGTCGCCCCATCCGGCCCAAACTATAAACGTCCATTCATGATGGGACCAAAAGCGTCGACAGATCTTTTTCATAAAGATTCTGTATTTGTCAACTAGAGTTGTGATTATTTTATGCCTCTACAAACTTTGTGGCGTTCTTCAGATGTGCCTCGATAACATTTTGGAGGCAGTTACCGAGACGCCATAAAATGGTTTTGGAGGCGATCTTCAGATGCCACAAAAATGTTTTTGAAGGCAATTTGAAAAACGCCACAAAAATgtttccaggcggttaaaccaaaatcacacagaataagggggTACCTTGCTTTAatatcaattgaaagtgcgttatatcgactagagggggggtgaataggcgatttttaagaaattcttcactgaggaatttgccggtgaggaaattccttggcaaagaactactagcagcagaataagtactcaaaattaacataacagaatacaagcatagtcatcatgatgaaatgaagacaggcacagagtacaggaagcgtaagcacatgataacacaggatgaagacaaacagactgaagaaattgaactgaggaaattgagaaagtcttcagtcaaattcttcaaacacagatatgaacaaacacacaacacaattATGAGAAAATGAAAgacttgagggaatagaaccagtaagcttggtgaagacaatgatttggtagaccagttccaactgctgtctcagttgtacgtctggttggagcggctgagtatttaaactcgaagacacacagtcccggacacccagtcaagaacacttagtccaagacacccagtcctcaccttattctccttgaactaaggtcacacagacctcgtccaatcactcgtggtaagtcttcaggcgacttccaaacctctacaaactcggtcactcggcgatccacaattcctcttggatgctctagaccatgacgcctaaccgtctggaagaagcacagtctttaaaggtaacaagcgtcggatccacgcaggatcaatctcttcagtgatgctcaatcacttggggtttgtaggtgtttgggttttgggtttttcctcacttgatgattttcactcaaagtcctcagaggatgggctgctctcaaatgacaagtgtcagtttctctcggagcagccaaccagctagtggttatagggggcggctatttatagcctagggagcagcccgacatgataagacataaatgcccttcaatgatatgaccgttaggtggatagatattttgggacagctggcgcatagcacaacaacggtcggaattttgagtagcaaaatcctcagggctatcatgttcctcactgtgtaggcaatccgcactggcgaattcctaactcctcagtcaggacaaattactcagagatcagaagaacttcgtctctgtcattgaataaattgactgaactgtatgagatttccaatggcttcactcgaagggattggtaggtgtaggattttgagttgagcatcacatgaaaatttttccttagtatttcctcgaccccctttaacagtatggtgtttcctatgactcaagaaagagaaaaaacaaaattatgaaaacgaaagtcttcaagcttcatattcctcgagtGAAtgccaagtcttcacggacacaccaatttcttcactttcaaagtcttcgtgaaagtcttcagaaataccaaaatcttcagccgaagatattcatttttaggggtcgacttttcctgtaaatatcaaattcctcatagacttatagacccgtgtacactcacaaacgcattagtcccttaacctataagtcttcaatacaccaaaattactaaggggcactagatgcacttacaatctccctcctttttggtgattcatgacaatatatgttaagttttcaacggagataaacatatgaagtgtaactactaatattgaggaatttgattgcaagatatagaagaactccccctgaagatgtgcatagtaaggaatttgcttttgaagcaatgcacacttgaagagttgaatcatggagatctccccctatatcttgtaattcatacactagtagacccgcttgaagactaactcatatttctccccctttgtcatcgaatgaccaaagggatcgaaaatgaggactaacgcccctaaagataatcatgttgatgaaggagcgccagcgttgttggggtcgttggttgatgtagggcctgccgcagtgtcgtccaaatcttcatgttcatcagtgtcgcgcgatgaagaatatgagctggccaccagagaaggaaccttgaccttcttgaatttcttcggtggaggtgcagaccagtcaaaatcttctttgagacccatgtgcTTCAGatgttcttcaccatacagatgtgacaggattgcccaagtgcgaccgaagacttgatggaggtagcagtggttttcttcactgcattgtgtgtggcagtcatgttgtgaagaagtgaaccaaactgacgcttaacccatttgtgatttcgatccaccttctggtgaagactaagcagaagttcacggtcagtcatcacgcgcggagcagtggcttgaggagtggacttcggtgcattggcagagtcatgtgtggcagagtcatcattggtggaataagatgcagctttgcgaaactgaccatccaatggacgaatgccttcatctatttacagctggtgccttgccctttccatcaactgaggaatatgtctgcttgaggacttcaattgggggcaaataGCCGAGGTGATTctagaaatcagctttgtagttgagtgaagaccttgtcctgaggaatctcataatccaaggtgcataaggcttcatctCAAatagagacagtgcaacattggccatagtcctcatgaagaaatcgtgataattgacaggaatgtcatgaacgatgttgaataccagattcttcatgatgccaacaatttcctcatcagatgagtcgtggcctttgatgggactgattgtcctcgtaagaatatgatagaca
It encodes:
- the LOC119299038 gene encoding E3 ubiquitin-protein ligase RNF181 homolog; amino-acid sequence: MDVERATGTAVFWTPHSFYDPRRPEPVAVGAPAPNPFEWPPRRRRPARWVPFSWRTYDPDPPVVVPGAAPPYRNGGFGAVPASEKAIAGLPRTTAGEAREKGCSVCMEAFEEEDILRRLHCSHAFHEECISVWLGVSHLCPLCRFALRTQGQEDEEERTGRQ